A genomic region of Pseudoalteromonas piscicida contains the following coding sequences:
- the secF gene encoding protein translocase subunit SecF: protein MQLLNLKGTIRFMSARKLSMAFSALLILASIGSFMVKGLNFGLDFTGGTAVEVGFSQPADLAKVRSVLAESGFADASVQLFGSSQEVLVRLAPRGDDVKAEVLGNQLIAALKQADESVVMRRIEFVGPSVGEDLKEQGGLAMLTALICILIYVAFRFEWRFAVGAVFALFHDVVLTMGLFSILGLEFDLTILAAILAVIGYSLNDTIVVSDRIRENFRKVRIDDTLEIINISLTQTLNRTLVTSITTILVLIALFVWGGQTIHGFATALLFGVFIGTYSSVYVASSVAVAMGVSKEDLIPVEVEKEGADLDAMP from the coding sequence ATGCAATTATTAAACTTAAAAGGCACTATCCGTTTTATGTCGGCAAGAAAGCTTTCAATGGCTTTCTCGGCATTGTTGATCTTGGCTTCAATCGGCTCGTTTATGGTGAAAGGACTAAACTTTGGTTTGGATTTTACCGGTGGTACGGCAGTTGAAGTTGGGTTTTCACAGCCTGCGGACTTAGCGAAGGTACGTAGTGTATTAGCTGAAAGCGGTTTTGCCGATGCCTCTGTGCAACTTTTTGGTTCAAGCCAAGAGGTATTAGTACGACTCGCCCCTCGTGGAGACGACGTGAAAGCTGAGGTACTAGGTAACCAGCTTATTGCAGCACTTAAACAAGCGGACGAAAGTGTGGTGATGCGCCGCATTGAATTCGTAGGTCCAAGTGTTGGTGAAGATCTCAAAGAGCAGGGTGGCTTAGCGATGCTAACCGCGCTTATCTGTATCTTGATTTACGTTGCTTTTCGTTTTGAATGGCGCTTTGCGGTAGGTGCTGTATTTGCACTCTTCCACGATGTTGTACTGACAATGGGTCTGTTCTCAATCTTAGGTCTGGAATTTGACTTAACGATTTTAGCGGCAATATTGGCGGTAATAGGTTATTCACTCAACGATACTATCGTTGTGTCTGACCGTATTCGTGAAAATTTCCGTAAAGTACGTATTGATGACACCTTAGAGATCATCAACATTTCACTGACACAAACGCTTAATCGTACATTAGTGACCTCAATCACGACTATCCTTGTATTGATCGCGCTATTTGTTTGGGGTGGTCAAACCATTCATGGTTTTGCGACGGCCCTGCTGTTCGGTGTATTTATCGGTACCTATTCTTCTGTTTATGTAGCGAGTTCAGTTGCAGTAGCAATGGGCGTTAGCAAAGAAGATTTGATCCCGGTAGAAGTTGAAAAAGAAGGTGCAGACCTAGACGCTATGCCTTAA